The following is a genomic window from Palaemon carinicauda isolate YSFRI2023 unplaced genomic scaffold, ASM3689809v2 scaffold1765, whole genome shotgun sequence.
ttttaaatgattctgtataaatggtggaattttgggattgagcattgatgtattggctgaaacaagtttttgtattttaggttgaatcctgttctaataaaagacttgatgcaacaACGTGTTTGGTGACCTGGCGAAACAATTCAACATCATCGATATGGACCAACTGAAGGTGGATCGAGGGGTGGCCAAGGGTCGGTTCACTCGGAAAGTCAACGTAACGAAGGAGAGGTTGGCAAGAGACGACCCACCTGCAGTGTTGAAAAGTTTGCTTGCAGAAGTGGAAACTgctttcagtgaccttgaggtgagaCATGATGCCTATTATTGCGAATTACTGAGTGCTAAATCAGAAATGGCCGAATTAAAGGAAGCAGAGATATATATTTTAGAGTGCGAAAGAACTAAATCTGAACTGGTGTCCTTGATCATTAAAAGATGTGGCGATAGTGAAAGTAAGATGGAAACTCTTATCAAAGTGAAACGTCTCGACCCACCTGAATTTTCTGGTGATATGAGAAATTATGGTACTTTTAAGAGGGATTATATGAGGTTGATTGTGCCTTTTTATGGGCAAGATGCCTATGCTCTAAAAAAATGTTTGAGTGGAGAAGCGCTGACTTGTGTGGAAGGAGTAGAAGATGAATTTGAAGAGATGTTCCGACGCCTTGACGATAAGTATGGTAATCCTTGTAAGCTAACGGAGGCTATTGTGAGTGAATTGAAAAGCCTTAAGCCTCTGAACGACGGAGATTCGAAGAGGTTAGTTTACATGATAAAGGTGGTTGAACGTGCTTGGTTGGATATGAGAAAAATAGGTCTAGAATCTGAGATGAAAACTACCTCTATTGTAACGTTGGTGGAGCGTCTTCTTCCTCCCACTTTAAAACGCAATTGGGTAATAAAGTCGCAAAAGGTAGGAAATGCTAAAgatctttttgaaaatttacttcaattttTGTTACAAGAAAGGAGAGTGTGTGAGTATCTTGAAAGTGATTTGCGGTGCTCGACTTCATCAAAAGTAGTAACAAATAGTGCTTCTTGTGACAATACAAGTGAAAATGTGAAAGATGACCtggatgaaatgaaattaattcaaggtCAACATAGTGCAATGATATCAGAGTGTTTAACCACAGTATCAAGGTTAGCAGCCCAAATGTCAAATAATCCTGATGTCAAGTGCCCTCCTAAATGGTGTTGGTATCATGGTGTAGACGGTCATTCCATTTATGATTGCTTTGCCTTCAAGAGTTTGAGCAATTATGATAAGTTTGCTCAACTCAAAAGAAACAATGCATGTTATAAGTGTGTTAACTTGGGCCATTTTTCTAAGTTTTGCAATGTGTCTGGTGTCAGTTCTTGTGATGTAATGGTCAATGGTAAAAAGTGTGGTAGGGAACATCACAAAATGTTACACTCTCTTCTATATAAACCTACTACTTTCACTGATGTAACTAGCAATTTGGTGTCTAGAGATGGTCATTTATTAATGGTGAGTGGCTTAAGGTATCACCAAAATGATATTAATGTGCTATGGGATAGTGGTAGCAATGTGTCGTTAATCACTCATCAAAAGGCCCAAGAATTAGGACTTAATGGAAGAGATGTGCAAATAACCATAACCAAAGTGGGAAATAAAACTGAGACAGTATCCTCTAAAGAGTATACAGTTCCTGTGGTGGACATCTATGGAGTGAAATGGGAAATTATTGCCTGTGGTATAGATGAAATAACTACTCCTgttgagaaagttgatatgaatgtCGTTAGTTGTTTGTTCAAAAGTTTAAACGGTCTTCACATTTCAAGACCCTTTGGAGTAATACATTTATTAATAGGCATTGATTACTGTGTCCTTATGCCTCAAGTTATTGAAACGAATGGTAACCTTCAACTCATGTTAAACCAATTTGGTTATGTTGTTAGAGGATTTCACCCGCAATTAACTTCCCGCTGTTATCAATCCAATGTCAGTGTAAGAATCAATCACATAGATATTACAGACGTCAATGAGATTACTTCAGTTCCCAGGAAAACCATTAAAGACGTGTTGGATAATTACTTAAGTATTGAGAGCCTGGGTACTTCTTGTTACCCTAAGTGTTCTGGTTGTAAATGCGGTAATTGTACCCCTGGTCAAAGTAATTGTACccttaaagaagaaagagaattgGCTCAAATATCACATGGTTTATCATTTAATTCAGATAAGAATAGATGGAGTGTCGCTTACCCCTgggtaagaaatcctaatcttttaCCTAATAATGTGTCCCTTGCAACAGCTAGGCTAATAGCCACGGAAAAAAGGCTGACCAAGTTAGGACTAGGTTATTGTACGTCCTATCAGAATCAAATTCATGATATGATTTCACGGGGGGTAGCCAGGAAGCTATCCGAAGATGAAATATATAGTTATAAGGGACCTATATTCTACATACCCCATACTGAAGTTCTAAAGCCTGACTCTAGCTCAACTCCCCTTCGGATAGTGTTTAATTCTTCTGCTAGGTATATGAATTTTTCTCTAAATGAAATGTGGGCGAAGGGTCCTGACATGCTAAACTCACTTTTGGGTGTTTTACTTAGGTTCCGAGAAAATGAAGTAGCATTTGTTTGTGATTTAGCCAAAATGTATAACACTATCTCTCTGTCCTTATTTGACCAGcattgtcataggtttctttggcgTGATTTCAAGGTTGATGTTAAGCCAGATCATTATATGTTGACTTGTGTCCCATTTGGGGACAAACCCAGTGGAACTATTGCTATGCTTGCTTTGAAATTAACAGCAGAGATGAGTAAGGATGAATACCCTGTAGCTACGCAGATCATTGTGAATAATagctatgttgatgacatattgGGAAGCTGTGAcagcatagagattgcaaacgaactgatgaaacaaattgaaagaatTATAGGTCGTGGAGGTTTTAAAATTAAGCATTGGATTTTATCTGGCAATGAAAATCATGAGAATCCCAATGTTAAAGTGactaaaagggaaaaggaaaaggttttagGAATTGTGTGGGATCCTCATAGAGACCGGTTAGTATATgaagttaaaataaatttttctccaaAGCATAGGAAAATTCATACTGAACCTAACTTGGCGCCAGATGATCTCATGGTTAATGTGCCACAGTATTTAACTAGAAGAATGTTGTTAAGTCAAATCGCATCTCAGTATGATCCTTTAGGGCTAGTTTGTCCGGTAACTTTAAGAGCTAAATTGATGATGAGACAACTAATTTCCAGGACAGAGGGGATTGAAGGAAAAGTTAGCCATAATGATTGGGATAGTGCAGTGTCGACAGATATTAGGAATGAGTGGTTAAGTTATTTCCAGATGTTGTTTGAGCTTCAGTCTCTCAGCTTCCCTAGGTGTGTCAAAGTAGAAGGTACCATCGGTAAACCAATGTTGGTGATTTTCTCTGATGGGTCTAGTTCTGCATATGGAGCATGTGCTTATGTGCGATGGGAATTGTCTGATGGAGGATTCTGTTCCAGGTTGCTAATGGCAAAATCTAGGCTTGCACCACTCAAACAGTTATCCATTCCCCGGATTGAACTATGTGGGGCCTTAGTGGCAGCTAGAATGAGAGAAACTATAGTGAAGGAAATGAATTTTGAATTTGAATCGGTGATGCACATTGTTGATTCTGCAATAGTTCGTGCCCAGATTCAGAAAGAAAGCTATGGCTTTGGCACCTTTACTGCTACAAAAATTgctgaaattcaaagtaaaaccGATGTGGGAGAATGGTCGTGGGTTTCAGGTGATAACAACCCAGCAGACTTGACCACCAAACCTGCTAAGCCTATCGATTTGGGTCAAGAATCCATGTGGCAAATGGGGCCGGCTTTCCTTACTCTCCCAATCAGTAAGTGGCCAATAAGGAAAGATCATATTGGTGATTTGCCTGACAGGGTGGGTGTCTTTGTTTCGCACACTTGTTTTACCGTGAATACTGTAGAAATGTCTTTAGTGTTTCAAATATCAAGATTTGAAAGTAGTGAAAAATTGCTCAGAGTCACTAGTAGAGTCCTTAAGGCTTTCAAATTTAAATCGTTCAAGGGAATATTTCAAACTCCTAATATAGATGAAATCTCTCAAGCAGAGATGTTGTGGGTGAGAGAAATTCAATCCACACTTGGTAAAGATTGGGAGTTCAGATATCGCAGACTTGGCCCTAGTGTAAATAAGGATGGTTTAATTGTGGTAGGCCAACGTATTCCTAGGTGGTTAAAGAACAATTATGATCAGGATGGGTTTGTATTACTCTCTCCTGATCATGAATTTGTCaaattatatgtaaaaaccatGCATCGTCAATTTCATTCTGGAGTGGAAAACACCCTTGCGAAAATTCAATCTAAGTTTTGGGTACCAAGAGTTCGGAACATGATCAAGTCCGTAAAATTTAAATGCGTAACCTGTAGGAAGTTGACAAAGGAAATAGCCGGGCAAGTCATGGGACAATTACCTCTAGAGCGTCTAAAACCCTCCCCACCGTTTGCTTATACTGCTCTTGATTTATATGGACCTTTCTTTATCAGGGATACGGTTAAGGGTAGAACTAAAGGTAAAGCCTATGGGGTAATCTTTAATTGTTTATCGACCCGTGCAGTTCATTTAGATCTAATTGAGGGTTATAGTGCAAAAGATTTCCTTGATGGGCTCCGTAGATTTGTATCACTCCGAGGATGTCCTAAAGAAATA
Proteins encoded in this region:
- the LOC137635799 gene encoding uncharacterized protein, which codes for MDQLKVDRGVAKGRFTRKVNVTKERLARDDPPAVLKSLLAEVETAFSDLEVRHDAYYCELLSAKSEMAELKEAEIYILECERTKSELVSLIIKRCGDSESKMETLIKVKRLDPPEFSGDMRNYGTFKRDYMRLIVPFYGQDAYALKKCLSGEALTCVEGVEDEFEEMFRRLDDKYGNPCKLTEAIVSELKSLKPLNDGDSKRLVYMIKVVERAWLDMRKIGLESEMKTTSIVTLVERLLPPTLKRNWVIKSQKVGNAKDLFENLLQFLLQERRVCEYLESDLRCSTSSKVVTNSASCDNTSENVKDDLDEMKLIQGQHSAMISECLTTVSRLAAQMSNNPDVKCPPKWCWYHGVDGHSIYDCFAFKSLSNYDKFAQLKRNNACYKCVNLGHFSKFCNVSGVSSCDVMVNGKKCGREHHKMLHSLLYKPTTFTDVTSNLVSRDGHLLMVSGLRYHQNDINVLWDSGSNVSLITHQKAQELGLNGRDVQITITKVGNKTETVSSKEYTVPVVDIYGVKWEIIACGIDEITTPVEKVDMNVVSCLFKSLNGLHISRPFGVIHLLIGIDYCVLMPQVIETNGNLQLMLNQFGYVVRGFHPQLTSRCYQSNVSVRINHIDITDVNEITSVPRKTIKDVLDNYLSIESLGTSCYPKCSGCKCGNCTPGQSNCTLKEERELAQISHGLSFNSDKNRWSVAYPWVRNPNLLPNNVSLATARLIATEKRLTKLGLGYCTSYQNQIHDMISRGVARKLSEDEIYSYKGPIFYIPHTEVLKPDSSSTPLRIVFNSSARYMNFSLNEMWAKGPDMLNSLLGVLLRFRENEVAFVCDLAKMYNTISLSLFDQHCHRFLWRDFKVDVKPDHYMLTCVPFGDKPSGTIAMLALKLTAEMSKDEYPVATQIIVNNSYVDDILGSCDSIEIANELMKQIERIIGRGGFKIKHWILSGNENHENPNVKVTKREKEKVLGIVWDPHRDRLVYEVKINFSPKHRKIHTEPNLAPDDLMVNVPQYLTRRMLLSQIASQYDPLGLVCPVTLRAKLMMRQLISRTEGIEGKVSHNDWDSAVSTDIRNEWLSYFQMLFELQSLSFPRCVKVEGTIGKPMLVIFSDGSSSAYGACAYVRWELSDGGFCSRLLMAKSRLAPLKQLSIPRIELCGALVAARMRETIVKEMNFEFESVMHIVDSAIVRAQIQKESYGFGTFTATKIAEIQSKTDVGEWSWVSGDNNPADLTTKPAKPIDLGQESMWQMGPAFLTLPISKWPIRKDHIGDLPDRVGVFVSHTCFTVNTVEMSLVFQISRFESSEKLLRVTSRVLKAFKFKSFKGIFQTPNIDEISQAEMLWVREIQSTLGKDWEFRYRRLGPSVNKDGLIVVGQRIPRWLKNNYDQDGFVLLSPDHEFVKLYVKTMHRQFHSGVENTLAKIQSKFWVPRVRNMIKSVKFKCVTCRKLTKEIAGQVMGQLPLERLKPSPPFAYTALDLYGPFFIRDTVKGRTKGKAYGVIFNCLSTRAVHLDLIEGYSAKDFLDGLRRFVSLRGCPKEIYSDRGTQLTAAEKELRNATEIFKIKWIFNASADAPWQNGVSESLIKSVKRSLTIAIGDNILTFSKLQTTLYEIANLLNERPIGIKPGCDPELGRYLCPNDLLLGRTQNEVLKGEFERFPSHESRLKFHEGITDTFWRKWMRDFFPTMLIRQKWHVKKRNLQVGDLVLFQDSNVVRGNWKLAEVMLADKGKDKKVRNVTLRYKPIKSGITYKGERDVIVKQSAHRIVVILPIEERLDLP